The Lacticaseibacillus pabuli region ATCGACTAATAGCGGACAACCAGCCGATTGGTGATTACCGCATGCGCTTGATTTTTGGCGCTTAGTCGGTTATATTTGGGTGTATCTGCGAAAATATGAAAGGGGCGCGACTAGCTTGAAACTTGACGTATTTAAAGACGCCGACAAGAGTGAGTTATCCATGATCGAGGTCGCTCACGCGATCCTGGCCGAAAAGGGCGACACGATGGCATTTGTCGACATCGCCAATGAAATTCAGGAGTTCCTGGGCAAGGATGACGAGGAGATTCGTGAACGGCTGCCACAGTTCTACACAGATCTGAACGTCGACGGGAGCTTCATCTCGCTCGGCGATAACGTCTGGGGGCTGCGTTCCTGGTATCCATACGAATCTGTTGACGAAGAAGTGAACCATCCAGAAGAAGACGAAACACCAGCCCGTAAGAAGAAGCCAAAGCGTGTCAACGCCTTCTTGGCTGACGCTGGGGATGATGACGACATTATTGACTACAACGCTGACGACCCAGAAGATGATGATCTGGACGCCGACGATGATGATGACAATTACAGCGCTGACGGCAACTATGGCGACAACGCGGACTCCGATGATGACGACGACAGTGATGACGGCGATGATCAGACGGACACTTTGCCAGACGGTATCGAAGGTCAGCTGAGTGAATTCAGTGATGACGACGATGACGATGACGACGAGTAATTGCGTCTACTAAAAAGAAGAGCTGCGGCTCTTCTTTTTTTGTTCTTAATTTTGCAGTTTGTGATAGTGACCGAAGACAGTGTCCAGAAAAGCCAAAGCAGGGCCAAAATCTGGCAGTTCAGTTTGTTCGGCTGCGATGTCCCTGAACCGAACACGCGCATCAGGCCCGATAATATAGAGTGACCGTGCTAAAACCGCGACGTTAGGAATGAGCAATCCCGTCGCTTTACCGAAATTCATTTCGTCATCTGCGAGGAGCGTGAGATGTTCGTTGCCATCATTCCCACACCAATTGGCTAGCATGGTTGACTCTGCCAACACGATGGCATAGACACCCAGGCGTTCATAGCGACGCAGAACGTGGTGAAAGGCCATCAAGCTCGCATCACAGACACCGGGCGAAATAGTTGACATTATCGACAGCAGGGTCCAGCCGTGCATTTGACTGGTATCGAAGGGTTCCCCAGCACTATTGTGTAGCGTACACACGGGTAAGCGGTCGCCGACGTCGAGCACACGACCGTAGAGTTCAAGTTCAGTCCCATGACGTTTGACAAACATATGACCACCTTCCTTGTTGCAACCCAAGCGTACGCCGGCCGCATCACTTTCGCCAGCAGCTGCGGTCGGCGTCCCCAGCTGAAGCGAATGCCACCTTATGTGAGTAAAATTTAATTAATACTGTGTCCATAAAGCAACAAATTGACCGAATCAGTCGGGTAATTTGTGCTAAATTGCCTAAAATCCTTGCAATCGGGTTTCGGTTCGCTAAACTATTAAAAGAATCATAGGAGGCAATCATGGAAATTGATAACAACCAGTTAGTGGCTCGCTACTACAAATTGCAGCACTCTAACCAGGAATACTTTAATGCGGTACGTGAATACATCGAGGCCCAGATTCAGGGCTTGTATGACCGTCTTGAAACAACATTCCAAGACACGGTCATGCTCTCCGTTCAGGACGCGATTGCGTATGCCGCGCAAAAAGACGTTAAACTCGCCCAGCGCGTTAACGTGAACTTGGCAACGCTGAACTTCATCGTCAAGACACTTGATGACCTTGGCATCTTGATCGACGGTGGCGCTAAGTCACCCGATGTTGTCATTGGTAAGCTTAATTTCGAAAACCGCGCGCGTTACATGTAAGTTACGTAAGTTAAAGAATCCGGACAGTTGGCCTGTCCGGATTTTTTGTGCTTTGGGCTGTGCTACACTGTTATTGAGTTCAAAATTTCGACAAAAAGGGGTCAGGAGTATGAAGAAGAAGTGGGCACTTGCCTTAACCTTAGCTGCTGGTTTAGCTGTCGGCGGCGCCATGCAGATGCAGCATCCGCAGGCGGCAACAGTTAACCAAATCGCGGCGAAGTATAAGCCAGTTAAAGTCACAAATTACAAGAGCAACTTTCCGTACAAGAAGGGCTATCGCCAAGGCGTTGGCCGTCCTGAAGGCATTATCATCCACGAAACTGCAGAACCAACTTGGACTGCCGCTGATGGCGCCAAGCATTTTCTGAGTGAATGGAAGACCAAGCAGACCTACGTCCATGCCTTTGTTGATGGGAGTGAGGTCGCCCACATTGGCGATACGAACTATCAGACCTGGGGTGCCGGGACAGCCGGGAACGCACGCTTCATCAGCATTGAGTTGTGCGAAACGACCAACCCAACGACGTTTGCGAAGAGTGTCAACAACTTGGCTTACTACTCTGCCACCTTGCTGCGTCAGTACAACCTGAAGCCTGACCTGGCCTCAAATGATGGCTTTGGTACCATCTGGTCTCACTATGATGTGACGCGCTTCCTCGGCGGTACAGATCACACTGACCCACTCGGCTACTTTAGCGCGCACGGCTACGACATGAACCAGTTCTTTGCCCTCGTGCAGAAATGGTACGGCCAGTTGGGTAGCGTGAAGCCCCAGGCGAGCGCGAAGAACGCCAACGTCGTTAAGCTTGGCGCCGTGACCGGCATGTACACCCAGCCAACCTACAATAGCAAGAAGGTCAAGAACCTCGCTAAAGGCAGCTCATGGCGCTACAACAGTGTTACCGTGACTGCTGGCCAGTACTGGTTCAACATTGGCCGCAACCAGTGGATTCGCGTTGGCGGTGCCAGCAAGCCAACGATGACCGTCAAGGCCACCTCGACCCTGCGTAATGCGCCAAGTTACACGGGCAAGGCAATCGGGACACTGAAGAAGGGTGCCAAGTACAAATACGGCGACACGCGCTTTGTTAACGATCAGCTCTGGTACAACTTGGGCGGCAATCAGTGGGTTGCAAATGGTAAGACGAGCGGCACGACACGTGTTGTGAAGAAGACCAGCAAAACTGGTGTGATCAACATCGGCCCCGCAACGCCACTTTACCCAAAGGCAGACCCTAAGAGCAAACCAGTTCGCACCTTGAATCCTGGGACGTCATGGCTTTACAGTGATGTGAAGACCGTTGGCGGCAAGACCTGGTACTGGCTCGGTGGTAGTCAGTGGGTTCAGTTCAACTAAACCATAGGACACAAAAAGCACACATCCGCGGATGTGTGCTTTTCGTTTGCCCGGGTTTACTTCTTTGGCGCTTCACGCCAGCGAATCCGTGACAGGATACGGCGGCCGAGGAATTCCTGTAAGAACAGGTAAACCGGTGAAGTGGAAATAATTAGTGGCACGTAGATCAGGAACAGCTTGAAGTCCCAGAGGTTCGCCAGTGAAAATGGCTTGTTGATGATGAAGAACACCACGAACAAGAAGATGGCGGCGAGCACAACCAGTCCAATCTTGAAGCGGTTGAACGGGCGCGCAACCCGGAACAGAACGTTGAACGAGACACAGGCGATGGTCAGTGCAACGAGCGTCCCGTTGATGTCAAAGCCGAGGTTTAGCCGCCAGGTGATGAACGTCAGGCCCATCGTGTACAGCACGATTTCAACCGCAGCGGGTGCCGCAAAGGTCATAACCTTGCGCATGAATTGCCCGGTTACGCGGCTGAAGTTGGGTTCCAGCGACAACATGAAGGATGGAATTGCCACCGCAATGACGGAGACAGGCGTCAGGTTAATGGGGATGATGGGGTAATCGGCGTTGATGAAAATAAACAGCGCGGTGAGTGCCGTGGAGTACATCGTCTTGATCAGGAACAGTGAGGCGATGGATTCGATGTTGTTAATCACGCGCCGGCCTTCGTTGAGGACGCCGGTCATGGCCTTAAAGTCAGAGTCCAGAAGTACGAAGTCCGCGATGGCACTGGCGGCCTCAGAGCCACTGGCCATGGCAATCGCGCAGTCCGCCTGCCGCAGTGCGAGGACGTCGTTGACACCATCCCCCGTCATCGCGACGGTATGGCCCGCGTCCTGGTAGGCTGCAATCAACCGCTTCTTCTGTTCCGGCGTCACCCGGCCGAAGACGGTGTTCGCTGCCATAATCCCAGCAAAGTCGGCATCGTCAGGCACTGTGGACATATCGATGTAGTGTTCCGCACCCTCGATTTCGGCGAGCTGGGCGACACGGGCAACGGTGACAGGATTATCACCAGAGATGACCTTGAGCGCAACGTCTTGGGAAGCAAAGAAGCCAAACGTTTCGGCTGCGCTAGGCCGGAGCTCATCGGCAATGGTGATGAGCCCAAGCAATTGAGGCTGGACAATGTCAGGGCTGAGCGCCTGTGCACTGCCAACAACGAGGACACGCAGGCCGTCTGCCGCGGCACGCTGAATTTGCTCATGTACGTCAGCGGGCAGGTGCGTGCCAAAGGTGAATTCCGGCGCCCCGATGAAGTAGTTACGGTCGCCGGTGAAGCTAGCCCCAGACCACTTGCGAGAGGAACTAAATGGCACGGTGGAGGTGCTTTGCCAATTTGGTTTGTCCTTGACGTAATTCTTGATGGCCAGCGCCGTTTCGTTGTCGTCGTTTAAGGCGTACATCACGGCGGCGGCGGTTGTGCTGAGCTGATCCACAGTTGTGCCCGTTTGTGGCAGCATGGCCGTTACGCGTAATTTTCCGCTGGTGATGGTTCCGGTCTTGTCGAGGCAAATGGTGTCGACACGCGCGAGCGCCTCAATGGCAGGCAGGGCGCGAACCAGGACGCGCCGCCGTGCCAGCGTCAGGCTAGATACGGCAAGGGCGACGTTGGTCATAAGGACCAGGCCAGAAGGAATCATACCGATGATGGCCGCACTGGTGGTGAGAATCGCGCGGTTGTAGTTGCCGCGGCGCACCATGGACACGGTGAACAGGGCGATACTGAGCGGAATCAGGACGTAGGTCAGGACTTGAATGATGCGGTTGATGTTGCGCAGCAATTCACTCTCTGTGGCCTTGCCCTTCTTGGCCTCGTGCGCGAGTTTGGCAGCAAAGGTGTCGTCAGCAACCGCGGTGACCTCGATGGCCCCTTGTCCGGCAACGGTAAAACTACCAGAATAGACGACGTCGCCGGGGTGCTTAGCTATCGCGTCAGCCTCACCGGTCAGGGGACTCTCGTCGATTTCGACGGGGGTGTCACTGATGAGGCGGCCGTCAACGGGCAGTTGCCCGCCTAGTCCTGTGAGCAAAATGTCACCAACGACGATGTCTTGTTGGTTAATGTCGACGATTTTGCCATCGCGGCGGACGCGCGCGGGTTCTTGATTCAGAATGCTCATGTGTTCGACTTGTCGCTTCGCACGAATTTCCTGGAATGTCCCAATTGCCGTGTTCAAAATGGCGATGCCCAGGAAGAGTAAGTTGGTGTAGCGGCCAGTGGTGAAAATCAGGACCCCGATGACCACGTTAATCAGGTTGAACAGGGTGAAGGTGTTTTCCGCGATAATCTGCCGAACAGATAGCGTTAAATCCTCCTGGCGATTGTTGACCAGGCCGGCTGCACGTTGCTGTTCGACTTGTGCCTTTGTCAGTCCAGTTTGCGGATTCGTAGCCATTTGCTCACCTCCTCATTTGTCTTTGGCTCAATTGTAACCGTTCGCGTGGCCAGGCGCATAATCATTTAGTCTGACTTTAGCGAAATTTAGCGATGATTATTGTTGTTGAAAGACCGATAATGTGAGTAGACGATATTAAGGAGACACAATCTATGACGACATTAAATCCGAACGGCACTAATTTCATTACCCTGAGCAACGGTTACCACTTGTGGACTTCAACGCAAGGGGATGGCCCGGCGCAGCTGCTGACGCTGCACGGTGGCCCTGGCGGTACAAACGAGGTATTCGAAAACTTTGCACCACGTCTCAATCAGTACGGCGTGCGGGTATCCCGGTACGATCAGTTGGGTTCATGGTTCTCGGATCAACCAGATTTTAGCAAGCAGGAGAACCGGGATAAGTTTCTGAACATTCCATACTACGTGGATGAAGTCGAAGAAGTGCGTCAAAAGCTTGGCCTCGACAACTTCTTTCTGCTGGGCCAATCCTGGGGTGGGGTGCTCGCCATCGAGTACGCACTCAAGTATGGTCAGCACCTGCGCGGCCTGATCTTGAGCTCCATGATTGATAACCTGGACGAGTACATCACGAACATTAACGCCATCCGCGAGTCCATGTTCAGCGCAGATGAAGTGGCATACATGCAAGCACGCGAAGCCGCACATGACTTTACGGACGCGCATTACGTCGAGCTCGTCGCAAAACTTGGCGAGAATTACCTGCACCATCAGTCCGACCCACAGCCACGCCACCTCATCAACGTCATGGGCACCCCCGTATACAATTATTTCCAGGGTGACAATGAGTTTGTCATGGTCGGGGCGCTTAAGGATTGGGACCGGCGCGGTGATTTGAGTCAAATCACGCTGCCCACTTACCTGACTTTTGGTGGTCACGAAACCATGCCGCTGACCGCAGCGCGGCGGATGGCTGGTGAATTGCCAAACAGCCGGTTGCACATCACGCCAAATGCTGGGCACGGGCAGATGTTGGATAACCCGGATAATTACTTTGCCAACCTGGGTCAATTCATCCAGGACGTTCAGACCGGCGTCTTCACACCTGATAAGTAGATATTGAATCCAGGAAAATGACTGGTTTTCCTGAAAAATTTGCGGGATAATAGTTAGCAATTGCTCCCGGCTGAGGCCGGGACTACAGGAGGTAGCTATTATGCCCGTTATTTTTGTACGCCCAGGACGTCCCGAAGACGTGCCTGCAATTATGGCAATTATTGCTGGTGCCCGCGCATTTTTGCACAGTCAGCACATTGATCAGTGGCAGGGGAGTTACCCAAATCAGCCGGCCGTCGAAGAAGACATCGCGGCGGGGCACAATCGTGTGCTAACCGTGGATGGCAAAGTCGTCGGGATGGCGAGCCTGATTCCGGGTCCAGACCCATACTACAAATGTCTCGAGGGAAAGTGGACGAATGGTGCGGAGGCCGCTTATTACGCCATTCACCGTTTTGCACTTGGCGACGCGGGTCGTGGCCTGCACCTGACCCGGCCTTTCTTTACGGCCCTGATTTCAGAATTGTACCGTGACGGCGTGCGTGATGTGCGCATCGATACGCATGCGGACAACAAGATCATGCAGCACGTGGTCAAGTCGAACGGCTTTGCCCCACGCGGCATCGTCTACTTGGACGAACCTGTTGCCGAACGTTTGGCCTACCAGCTCGTGATTGACGAGCCAGCAAAGTGACGGCGGCGCGAAAGAAGCCGAGCTTTGGCCTCGCGCTACTGCTCGGCACGTTATCCGCATTTGGCCCGTTATCCATGGACCTGTACTTGCCTGCCTTGCCCACGATGCAGGCGGACTTGCACAGCAGTGCGACCCTAGCCCAACTGACGATTACTGCCAGTGTGATTGGGCTTGGCCTCGGCCAGGTGCTTATCGGGCCGCTGTCAGACCGTTATGGCCGACGAGTGCCATTGTTAGCGGGTCTGGCCCTGTTCACCGTCTGCTCACTGCTAATTGTCTTTCAAACGGACGTGCGACTGCTGATTGGCTTGCGTTTCTTCCAGGGCATCGGTGGTAGCGCGGGCCAAGTGTTGTCACGCTCTATCGCGCGCGATATGTACAGCGGGGCAAAATTGACGAGTTTCATGGCCGTTCTGATGGCGATTAACGGGGTATTCCCGATTATCTCGCCAAGCATTGGGAGCTTGATTCTGATGATTACCAGCTGGCGCGGCATCTTTGTCCTCTTGCTCATTATCGGGCTGATTTTGATGGCAGCCAGTGCCCTGTACCTGCGGGAAACGTTGCCGGCTACGCGCCGGAGCAATGAACTCGGACGTGCCTTTGTGGATATGCTGTACCTGCTTAAGCAACGGGAGTTCATGGCGTACGTTATCGCACAGGCCTTCTCATACGGGAGCCTGTTTTCCTACATTTCGGGCTCCAGTTTTGTGCTGGAAGGCCACTTCAACGTGCCGGTCTTTGCCTTTGCGGTGTTGTACGCGATTAACGGGCTAGGCATCATCGTTGGGACAAACCTCGCGGGCCGTTTGAGTGCACGACGCGGGACGCTACCGGCGCTGAAAATGGCCCTGTATGGTCTGGTCGGCGTTGGCGTCTGGTTGGTCGTCACATCCTTCATCTGGGATTCGTTGGTCCTTCTCATCGTGGGTCTCGTGGCGATGCAGGCGTTCCTTGGCATGATCAACACGACGGCCACTAGTCTGGGGATGAATGGCGAAGCTGACCGCGCGGGTGGCGCGAGCGCAATGCTCGGCCTGTTCAGCAACGTGATGGGCGGCATTGCGTCACCCATTGTGGGGCTGTTTGCCGCAACGAACGCGATGCCGATGGTTGGCATGATCTTTGTTTGGGCAGTGATGGCACTGCTGAGCTATTTCCTCATCGCACCAAGACGTCGTGCTTAGCGTATAAGAAGGGGCAAGTCCGCGTTGGACTTGCCCCATTCGATTCTATTCAGTTGTTATGAATCCATCTTGCTTGATTGCCGTAATGGTTCTAAAACGGTCGCGTCAATCTTGTCGAGTATCGAAACTAAAGTGCTGAGATCGTCCTCGCCAACTTGTAGCAGCAACTTTTCAAAGCTACTCGTCATGCGCTCCGAGACAGCCTTTTCCACCCGTTTACCCTTGTCCGTTAGACTGAGCAGGTGCCGACGTCGA contains the following coding sequences:
- a CDS encoding proline iminopeptidase-family hydrolase, giving the protein MTTLNPNGTNFITLSNGYHLWTSTQGDGPAQLLTLHGGPGGTNEVFENFAPRLNQYGVRVSRYDQLGSWFSDQPDFSKQENRDKFLNIPYYVDEVEEVRQKLGLDNFFLLGQSWGGVLAIEYALKYGQHLRGLILSSMIDNLDEYITNINAIRESMFSADEVAYMQAREAAHDFTDAHYVELVAKLGENYLHHQSDPQPRHLINVMGTPVYNYFQGDNEFVMVGALKDWDRRGDLSQITLPTYLTFGGHETMPLTAARRMAGELPNSRLHITPNAGHGQMLDNPDNYFANLGQFIQDVQTGVFTPDK
- a CDS encoding N-acetylmuramoyl-L-alanine amidase family protein, translated to MKKKWALALTLAAGLAVGGAMQMQHPQAATVNQIAAKYKPVKVTNYKSNFPYKKGYRQGVGRPEGIIIHETAEPTWTAADGAKHFLSEWKTKQTYVHAFVDGSEVAHIGDTNYQTWGAGTAGNARFISIELCETTNPTTFAKSVNNLAYYSATLLRQYNLKPDLASNDGFGTIWSHYDVTRFLGGTDHTDPLGYFSAHGYDMNQFFALVQKWYGQLGSVKPQASAKNANVVKLGAVTGMYTQPTYNSKKVKNLAKGSSWRYNSVTVTAGQYWFNIGRNQWIRVGGASKPTMTVKATSTLRNAPSYTGKAIGTLKKGAKYKYGDTRFVNDQLWYNLGGNQWVANGKTSGTTRVVKKTSKTGVINIGPATPLYPKADPKSKPVRTLNPGTSWLYSDVKTVGGKTWYWLGGSQWVQFN
- a CDS encoding multidrug effflux MFS transporter; amino-acid sequence: MTAARKKPSFGLALLLGTLSAFGPLSMDLYLPALPTMQADLHSSATLAQLTITASVIGLGLGQVLIGPLSDRYGRRVPLLAGLALFTVCSLLIVFQTDVRLLIGLRFFQGIGGSAGQVLSRSIARDMYSGAKLTSFMAVLMAINGVFPIISPSIGSLILMITSWRGIFVLLLIIGLILMAASALYLRETLPATRRSNELGRAFVDMLYLLKQREFMAYVIAQAFSYGSLFSYISGSSFVLEGHFNVPVFAFAVLYAINGLGIIVGTNLAGRLSARRGTLPALKMALYGLVGVGVWLVVTSFIWDSLVLLIVGLVAMQAFLGMINTTATSLGMNGEADRAGGASAMLGLFSNVMGGIASPIVGLFAATNAMPMVGMIFVWAVMALLSYFLIAPRRRA
- a CDS encoding redoxin domain-containing protein, whose translation is MFVKRHGTELELYGRVLDVGDRLPVCTLHNSAGEPFDTSQMHGWTLLSIMSTISPGVCDASLMAFHHVLRRYERLGVYAIVLAESTMLANWCGNDGNEHLTLLADDEMNFGKATGLLIPNVAVLARSLYIIGPDARVRFRDIAAEQTELPDFGPALAFLDTVFGHYHKLQN
- the rpoE gene encoding DNA-directed RNA polymerase subunit delta, encoding MKLDVFKDADKSELSMIEVAHAILAEKGDTMAFVDIANEIQEFLGKDDEEIRERLPQFYTDLNVDGSFISLGDNVWGLRSWYPYESVDEEVNHPEEDETPARKKKPKRVNAFLADAGDDDDIIDYNADDPEDDDLDADDDDDNYSADGNYGDNADSDDDDDSDDGDDQTDTLPDGIEGQLSEFSDDDDDDDDE
- a CDS encoding HAD-IC family P-type ATPase — translated: MATNPQTGLTKAQVEQQRAAGLVNNRQEDLTLSVRQIIAENTFTLFNLINVVIGVLIFTTGRYTNLLFLGIAILNTAIGTFQEIRAKRQVEHMSILNQEPARVRRDGKIVDINQQDIVVGDILLTGLGGQLPVDGRLISDTPVEIDESPLTGEADAIAKHPGDVVYSGSFTVAGQGAIEVTAVADDTFAAKLAHEAKKGKATESELLRNINRIIQVLTYVLIPLSIALFTVSMVRRGNYNRAILTTSAAIIGMIPSGLVLMTNVALAVSSLTLARRRVLVRALPAIEALARVDTICLDKTGTITSGKLRVTAMLPQTGTTVDQLSTTAAAVMYALNDDNETALAIKNYVKDKPNWQSTSTVPFSSSRKWSGASFTGDRNYFIGAPEFTFGTHLPADVHEQIQRAAADGLRVLVVGSAQALSPDIVQPQLLGLITIADELRPSAAETFGFFASQDVALKVISGDNPVTVARVAQLAEIEGAEHYIDMSTVPDDADFAGIMAANTVFGRVTPEQKKRLIAAYQDAGHTVAMTGDGVNDVLALRQADCAIAMASGSEAASAIADFVLLDSDFKAMTGVLNEGRRVINNIESIASLFLIKTMYSTALTALFIFINADYPIIPINLTPVSVIAVAIPSFMLSLEPNFSRVTGQFMRKVMTFAAPAAVEIVLYTMGLTFITWRLNLGFDINGTLVALTIACVSFNVLFRVARPFNRFKIGLVVLAAIFLFVVFFIINKPFSLANLWDFKLFLIYVPLIISTSPVYLFLQEFLGRRILSRIRWREAPKK
- a CDS encoding GNAT family N-acetyltransferase, whose amino-acid sequence is MPVIFVRPGRPEDVPAIMAIIAGARAFLHSQHIDQWQGSYPNQPAVEEDIAAGHNRVLTVDGKVVGMASLIPGPDPYYKCLEGKWTNGAEAAYYAIHRFALGDAGRGLHLTRPFFTALISELYRDGVRDVRIDTHADNKIMQHVVKSNGFAPRGIVYLDEPVAERLAYQLVIDEPAK